One genomic region from Rothia dentocariosa ATCC 17931 encodes:
- a CDS encoding PhoH family protein — translation MTTTSRPLSTARTVSFKSAAEMIAVLGPQDAHLTIVEDYFDNISIRPKDLDLLISGPSVSVTTVAKLLNELRVLASHGTQITVQVIHRLMGMLGDELSNPAHTLSASILSTRGTTIRPKTVNQKKYVDAIDANTVVFGIGPAGTGKTYLAMAKAVQALQSREVNRIVLTRPAVEAGERLGFLPGTLNDKIDPYLRPLYDALHDMLEPEAIPKLMEAGTIEVAPLAYMRGRTLNDAFVILDEAQNTTAEQMKMFLTRLGFGSKMVITGDITQVDLPGGQASGLKQVRNILTGVDDIVFSTLDSSDVVRHSLVSNIVSAYDQWGEDQKAMERKRNRKVKRATIEAAAEKLLDRAGINGGESGENQSQQKGGQR, via the coding sequence TTGACGACTACCTCACGACCCCTCTCAACGGCACGTACCGTATCTTTCAAAAGCGCCGCAGAGATGATAGCGGTTCTTGGCCCTCAAGACGCGCATCTCACTATTGTTGAGGACTATTTTGACAATATTTCAATTCGTCCCAAGGATCTTGATCTTCTTATTTCCGGTCCGTCCGTGTCTGTTACCACGGTTGCGAAGCTTCTCAATGAACTTCGTGTACTCGCTAGTCACGGTACACAGATTACAGTACAAGTTATCCATCGTCTGATGGGTATGCTCGGTGATGAACTTTCAAATCCGGCACATACGCTCTCAGCGAGTATTCTTTCAACACGCGGTACGACGATTCGCCCGAAGACGGTAAACCAGAAAAAATATGTGGATGCTATTGACGCAAATACTGTTGTCTTCGGCATTGGTCCCGCTGGTACCGGTAAAACATATTTAGCTATGGCAAAAGCAGTGCAAGCCCTACAAAGCCGCGAGGTTAACCGAATTGTCTTAACTCGCCCCGCAGTAGAAGCAGGCGAGCGTCTAGGCTTTTTACCGGGAACTCTCAACGATAAGATTGACCCTTACTTGCGTCCTCTCTATGATGCTCTACACGACATGCTTGAACCGGAGGCTATCCCTAAGCTTATGGAGGCAGGAACAATTGAGGTTGCCCCCCTCGCATATATGCGCGGGCGTACATTGAATGACGCTTTCGTCATCCTTGATGAAGCACAGAACACGACGGCTGAACAGATGAAGATGTTCCTGACTCGTTTAGGTTTTGGCTCCAAGATGGTAATCACCGGCGATATTACACAGGTTGATTTGCCGGGTGGCCAAGCTTCGGGGCTTAAACAGGTGCGTAATATTTTGACCGGGGTTGATGACATTGTTTTTAGCACCCTGGATTCCTCTGATGTTGTGCGCCATAGTCTAGTGTCTAACATTGTCTCCGCGTACGATCAGTGGGGCGAAGATCAAAAGGCTATGGAACGTAAACGTAATCGTAAAGTTAAGCGCGCCACGATTGAAGCTGCGGCTGAGAAACTTTTGGATCGAGCCGGAATTAACGGTGGTGAGTCTGGGGAGAACCAGTCACAGCAGAAGGGTGGACAACGCTAG
- a CDS encoding GTPase Era — protein MDIERGGSAQPAFPEHYRAGFVSLVGRPNAGKSTLTNALVGQKVAITSSRPQTTRHTIRGIVHRDDYQLILVDTPGIHRPRTLLGERLNDLVAGTLSQVDVLGFCIPANEKIGPGDRYIASQLVASSNKPVVAIVTKSDTVGNDQLSEQLIAVQALGEEVMSAERADRARRATHRENRVSRSKKDNKNIPFAKGSGPAAQRRTGKNYEPTVHDGQGGWADIIPVSAVQHFQVDAVADVLASYMPVSPPLYPEGELTDEPEATMIAEFVREAALEGAREELPHSIAVTVEEMNFREGRSKDNPLLDVHVNLFVERESQKYIIIGKGGSHLRKIGTQAREQIEAMLGTRVYLNIHVKVAKEWQSDPRALNRLGF, from the coding sequence ATGGATATCGAACGTGGCGGCTCTGCTCAGCCTGCTTTCCCTGAGCATTATCGTGCAGGGTTTGTATCTTTAGTGGGGCGTCCCAACGCTGGAAAATCGACCCTTACGAATGCTTTGGTAGGGCAGAAGGTGGCGATTACATCAAGTCGCCCCCAAACAACACGCCACACGATTCGCGGTATTGTGCATCGAGACGATTATCAGCTGATCCTTGTTGATACTCCAGGTATTCACCGCCCTCGTACCCTTTTGGGGGAGCGACTTAATGATCTTGTTGCGGGCACTCTTTCTCAAGTGGATGTCCTGGGGTTTTGCATCCCGGCAAACGAGAAAATTGGTCCCGGTGACCGTTATATTGCTTCTCAGTTGGTGGCTTCAAGTAATAAACCTGTCGTGGCAATAGTCACAAAATCTGATACTGTCGGTAACGATCAGCTTTCTGAACAGCTTATAGCGGTGCAGGCTCTTGGCGAAGAGGTAATGAGCGCAGAACGCGCCGATCGAGCCCGCCGGGCTACGCATCGTGAGAATCGTGTATCGCGTAGCAAGAAAGACAATAAAAATATACCTTTTGCCAAAGGTTCAGGTCCCGCAGCTCAACGACGAACTGGTAAAAATTATGAGCCCACAGTCCATGACGGTCAGGGTGGTTGGGCTGATATTATCCCGGTTTCAGCGGTACAGCACTTTCAAGTCGATGCCGTTGCTGACGTTTTAGCAAGTTACATGCCGGTTTCACCTCCACTCTATCCTGAGGGTGAACTTACAGACGAACCTGAAGCTACCATGATCGCAGAATTTGTGCGTGAGGCCGCCTTAGAAGGCGCGCGTGAAGAACTGCCTCATTCTATTGCCGTTACCGTTGAGGAAATGAACTTTCGAGAAGGCCGTTCAAAAGATAACCCCTTGCTGGATGTACATGTTAACCTGTTTGTGGAACGCGAATCGCAAAAGTACATTATTATCGGCAAGGGTGGTTCTCATCTTCGGAAGATTGGTACACAAGCGCGTGAGCAGATTGAGGCTATGCTAGGCACTCGTGTATACCTCAATATTCATGTCAAGGTAGCTAAAGAGTGGCAATCTGATCCCCGAGCGCTGAATCGTCTAGGTTTTTAA
- the dnaJ gene encoding molecular chaperone DnaJ, with protein sequence MSDHYSTLGVSKDASPEEIKKAYRKKARQLHPDVNPSEEAAEEFKRVTLAYEVLSDNEKRRNYDATGDEQGRAGFPGGAGGFGGFGSGSFGFQDLFDMFTGGGGQSGPASRVRQGQDALINVSISLKDAVFGVEKTVELNTAVTCKSCEGEGTAPGTHPETCETCHGQGFMQRRVQSILGTVMQQVECPSCQGYGTVIKHRCPECHGQGRVGEKLPLTFTVPAGVNDGARIRLRGKGEAGLNGGPNGDLYIDLNVKRDKYFVRDGDNLTTTVNIPMVAAVLGTTVPLETFDGVQEITIPEGAQSGDIVTLNGLGVTRLHSDKRGDLQVRIQVTTPTNVNSEQRELLQKFAELRGEDLHEGTHVKQKHGLFSRLKDQFK encoded by the coding sequence GTGAGCGATCACTACTCAACTCTTGGAGTCTCAAAGGACGCAAGCCCCGAAGAGATTAAAAAAGCGTACCGTAAAAAGGCGCGTCAACTGCACCCCGATGTTAACCCATCCGAAGAGGCAGCCGAGGAGTTCAAACGTGTAACCCTCGCCTATGAAGTACTCTCAGATAACGAGAAACGCCGTAATTACGACGCTACCGGCGACGAACAGGGTCGTGCAGGATTCCCCGGAGGCGCAGGAGGATTTGGCGGCTTCGGCTCAGGAAGTTTCGGGTTCCAAGATCTTTTCGATATGTTTACCGGAGGCGGTGGACAAAGCGGTCCCGCGTCCCGCGTACGCCAGGGACAAGACGCACTTATCAACGTCTCAATATCCCTCAAAGACGCAGTTTTTGGCGTCGAAAAGACTGTAGAGCTTAACACGGCCGTCACTTGTAAATCCTGTGAAGGTGAAGGAACAGCTCCCGGAACCCACCCCGAAACCTGTGAGACCTGTCATGGCCAGGGATTCATGCAGCGCCGTGTTCAATCCATCCTAGGAACCGTCATGCAGCAGGTAGAGTGCCCCAGCTGTCAGGGATATGGCACCGTCATCAAACACCGCTGCCCAGAATGCCACGGACAGGGCCGTGTGGGCGAAAAACTCCCGCTGACCTTCACCGTTCCCGCCGGTGTTAATGACGGAGCCCGCATACGTCTGCGAGGTAAAGGCGAAGCTGGACTCAATGGTGGTCCCAATGGCGATCTTTATATTGATCTCAACGTTAAGCGCGATAAATACTTTGTTCGCGATGGTGATAATCTCACTACAACGGTGAATATTCCTATGGTCGCAGCCGTTTTAGGAACCACCGTACCCTTAGAAACCTTCGATGGGGTTCAAGAGATCACCATCCCTGAAGGCGCACAAAGCGGCGACATCGTAACTTTGAACGGCTTAGGTGTTACCCGCCTTCACTCCGATAAACGCGGAGACCTACAGGTACGTATTCAGGTCACAACACCGACCAATGTAAACTCCGAACAACGTGAGTTGCTCCAAAAATTCGCTGAACTTCGTGGAGAAGACTTGCACGAAGGCACCCACGTCAAACAAAAACATGGTCTTTTTTCGCGACTCAAAGACCAATTTAAATAG
- a CDS encoding 16S rRNA (uracil(1498)-N(3))-methyltransferase, translating to MSAPIFYITAKELASCTAGSTFTLTGPEAHHAKVKRLAIGENLDLADGQGHRIHGIVSAISSKGLEVTVQNLDKDDNSLSVSLVQALAKDNRDILAIETGTELGIRSVIPWSADRSIVRWKGERATKAHQKWQNTVSAAAKQSRRALIPTVEELYSSQELAEHIRELTDQGAYVYILHEQATEPLSEYLRKIGYSPDNPTRIYILVGPEGGITEREIELFTRAGAHKALLGTEILRASTAGAAALCTINVVLGRW from the coding sequence ATGAGCGCCCCCATTTTCTACATTACCGCCAAAGAGCTAGCCAGCTGCACGGCAGGGAGTACATTTACTCTAACTGGCCCGGAAGCGCATCACGCCAAGGTGAAACGCTTAGCTATAGGGGAGAACCTTGACCTTGCAGACGGCCAAGGGCATCGTATCCACGGTATTGTTTCAGCGATTTCCTCTAAAGGACTTGAAGTTACAGTCCAAAACCTAGATAAGGACGATAACAGCCTCTCAGTTTCCCTTGTGCAGGCACTCGCCAAAGATAACCGAGACATATTGGCAATTGAGACCGGCACCGAACTTGGAATTCGGAGCGTTATCCCGTGGAGTGCCGATCGCTCTATCGTGCGGTGGAAAGGGGAACGCGCTACTAAAGCTCACCAAAAGTGGCAAAATACTGTCTCTGCCGCCGCTAAGCAATCGCGTCGAGCGCTCATTCCTACCGTGGAAGAGCTGTATTCTTCGCAGGAACTCGCAGAACACATACGCGAGCTCACGGATCAGGGAGCGTATGTCTACATTCTGCATGAACAGGCCACTGAACCCTTAAGCGAATATCTGCGAAAGATTGGGTACAGCCCTGATAATCCCACCAGAATTTATATTCTTGTAGGACCTGAAGGAGGCATCACCGAGCGGGAAATCGAACTTTTCACGCGGGCGGGTGCGCACAAGGCACTGTTAGGAACTGAAATTCTGCGAGCCTCCACCGCTGGTGCCGCAGCACTGTGCACTATCAACGTAGTGTTGGGACGCTGGTAA
- the hrcA gene encoding heat-inducible transcriptional repressor HrcA yields MSHERRMRILQAIVEDYVRTGEPIGSKTLAQRHHLQVSSATIRNDMAALEEQGLLSAPHASAGRIPTEQGYRFFVDALAAPRALSATQVSALRQILESAHSVEDMIEAATRTLAHLTHQVALIQYPTRNAGTLLHLEFVPLDSRTLLALLISDLGTIHRVTVILPETTALAHDETVSALAAIKENLLKMLQGLPFENISALLPEAHHPALRGRSPELAEAIVDHLRAQPYFERDIRFAISGTSNLARSHDDFSASIAPILDALEEQVTLLRVLSHASVQEAGYSVRIGHENTEQALQGASIVTGEYDSPVVVSYGKQHLPDNEGALGKHTAKLGVVGPVRMDYRGNIAAVNAVARYLGHVLGTRAS; encoded by the coding sequence ATGTCACACGAACGCCGTATGCGCATATTGCAGGCAATCGTTGAAGACTACGTGCGCACAGGCGAACCCATAGGTTCAAAGACGCTGGCACAGCGCCACCATCTTCAAGTATCCAGTGCCACGATACGCAATGATATGGCAGCTTTAGAAGAACAGGGACTTTTGAGCGCACCGCACGCCAGCGCTGGGCGTATTCCTACAGAACAGGGATACAGGTTCTTCGTCGATGCTCTAGCCGCGCCGCGTGCTCTCTCTGCAACCCAAGTTTCGGCGTTACGGCAAATTCTTGAAAGCGCACACAGCGTAGAAGACATGATTGAAGCCGCCACCCGAACACTTGCCCATCTCACGCATCAGGTGGCGCTTATCCAGTACCCAACACGTAACGCTGGAACTCTCTTGCATCTTGAGTTCGTACCCCTAGATTCACGCACGCTCTTAGCATTGCTTATCAGTGATCTTGGCACAATCCACCGGGTTACCGTGATACTGCCAGAGACTACAGCCTTAGCGCATGATGAAACTGTGTCAGCTCTTGCAGCGATTAAAGAGAACCTGCTTAAAATGCTTCAGGGTTTACCTTTCGAAAACATAAGTGCATTGCTGCCAGAAGCGCATCATCCAGCGTTGCGAGGCCGCTCTCCGGAGCTCGCCGAAGCTATCGTGGATCATCTGCGAGCACAGCCTTATTTTGAACGAGATATTCGCTTCGCGATCTCTGGTACCTCAAACCTAGCACGAAGTCACGACGACTTCTCGGCGAGCATAGCTCCCATTTTGGATGCGCTCGAGGAACAGGTTACGCTGCTTCGCGTGCTGTCTCACGCATCGGTTCAAGAAGCCGGGTACAGTGTAAGGATCGGTCACGAGAATACGGAGCAAGCGCTTCAAGGAGCTTCTATTGTCACTGGTGAATACGATTCACCCGTTGTAGTTTCATACGGCAAACAACATTTACCAGACAATGAAGGCGCCTTGGGGAAGCATACGGCAAAACTTGGCGTGGTGGGTCCAGTCCGCATGGATTACCGTGGTAACATTGCGGCGGTGAACGCGGTAGCTCGCTATCTAGGTCATGTCTTAGGCACACGAGCATCATGA
- the ybeY gene encoding rRNA maturation RNase YbeY — MAVLDFHVEDPNEKPGNVTTQLIHDAFASVDTEVLSNLVDYIFAKLFISKDTYLSIAVVGEKQMEKIHLEWMDLPGATDVMSFPMDELVPGTEDELAQGMLGDIVLCPPVAARQGADAGHSTLDELCLLTTHGILHCLGYDHGTAQEEAEMFGLQRSLLEGFLGRAAPVETRH, encoded by the coding sequence GTGGCTGTACTTGATTTTCATGTTGAGGACCCTAATGAGAAGCCTGGTAACGTCACGACTCAGCTTATTCATGATGCTTTTGCGTCAGTAGATACCGAAGTTCTCAGCAATCTGGTGGATTACATCTTCGCGAAGCTTTTCATAAGCAAAGATACTTATCTCTCTATCGCCGTTGTTGGGGAGAAGCAGATGGAGAAGATTCATCTGGAATGGATGGACTTACCTGGGGCAACCGATGTCATGAGCTTTCCAATGGATGAGCTTGTTCCCGGCACTGAAGATGAGCTTGCCCAGGGTATGCTGGGCGATATTGTGCTCTGCCCGCCCGTTGCGGCTCGTCAGGGTGCTGACGCCGGGCATTCCACGCTTGATGAGCTATGTCTGCTGACAACGCATGGGATTCTCCATTGTTTGGGGTATGATCATGGGACTGCACAGGAAGAAGCTGAAATGTTTGGGCTTCAACGCTCTTTGCTTGAAGGCTTCTTGGGACGTGCTGCCCCCGTCGAGACCCGACATTAG
- a CDS encoding hemolysin family protein, which translates to MAGLLLFILALIATVLAFTITVAETAFVYLPRTEAEEVAQEHPHSVFARVLTEASTGNDERYTHPLRLARVLTTGVATLAFMVAILSIVEHHWLAGLITLACVALVGYPLLTVLARALGRNRAVVMLKGLAAPVHFTAITLGWLSSFLDALVHKAAPQRVLDGPAGVFAEDELREFLDRASDAETIEDDEAQIVQSVFELDDTRIRSIMVPRTDMLTVEANESIENALSLFLRSGYSRMPVIGESNDDVLGILYLKDCMQAHLAYSRGDAPEPSIISLMREARFEPESKKVMDLLRQMQRESTHVAVVVDEYGGTAGMVTLEDLIEELVGDISDEYDNEKPEYSLQEDGSFKVSARLSIEDLGEIFGIDLDDEDVDTVGGLLAKHLGKVPIVGSEVTVEGITIRAIGSSGRRHQVDMLRVYRQESQPHLGEESNSPEGTGFNTPLDSSSSQQTFN; encoded by the coding sequence ATGGCCGGGCTATTACTCTTTATCCTTGCTCTAATCGCAACGGTTTTAGCGTTTACAATCACTGTTGCGGAAACCGCCTTTGTCTATTTACCGCGCACTGAGGCAGAGGAAGTCGCGCAAGAACACCCACATAGTGTTTTTGCGCGGGTTTTGACCGAAGCAAGTACCGGAAATGACGAGCGGTATACGCATCCCTTGCGGCTGGCGCGGGTTCTTACGACCGGGGTGGCTACTCTTGCCTTTATGGTCGCTATCCTTAGCATAGTCGAGCATCACTGGCTGGCTGGGCTTATTACTCTGGCATGTGTCGCGTTAGTGGGATATCCGCTGCTTACGGTGTTGGCCCGGGCTTTAGGCCGAAACCGCGCGGTTGTGATGTTAAAAGGTCTTGCTGCTCCTGTGCATTTCACCGCGATTACTCTCGGGTGGTTGTCGTCTTTTCTTGATGCACTTGTACATAAGGCAGCACCACAGCGTGTTTTAGATGGTCCTGCCGGTGTTTTTGCCGAAGATGAGCTTCGCGAGTTCCTGGATCGTGCCTCTGATGCTGAGACTATTGAAGATGATGAGGCACAGATTGTTCAGTCGGTTTTCGAGCTTGATGATACGCGCATCCGCTCTATTATGGTGCCGCGCACAGATATGTTGACTGTTGAGGCTAATGAGAGTATTGAGAACGCGCTTAGCCTTTTTCTGCGTTCGGGATATTCGCGTATGCCGGTGATTGGAGAATCAAACGACGATGTGCTTGGCATCCTATATCTCAAGGACTGCATGCAGGCTCATCTTGCCTATAGCCGCGGTGATGCTCCAGAGCCTAGCATTATCTCTCTTATGCGTGAGGCGCGTTTTGAGCCTGAATCGAAAAAAGTTATGGATCTTTTGCGACAAATGCAACGGGAATCAACGCACGTTGCCGTCGTTGTTGATGAGTATGGCGGTACCGCCGGTATGGTCACGCTTGAGGACCTTATCGAAGAGCTCGTTGGCGATATTTCGGACGAATATGACAACGAGAAACCTGAGTATTCCCTTCAGGAAGATGGAAGCTTCAAAGTTTCGGCGCGCCTAAGCATTGAAGATCTTGGAGAAATTTTTGGGATTGACCTTGACGATGAAGATGTAGATACCGTAGGTGGTTTGTTAGCGAAGCACCTAGGAAAAGTACCTATCGTGGGGTCTGAAGTCACGGTTGAGGGTATTACCATTCGTGCCATTGGTAGCAGCGGGCGGCGCCATCAAGTTGATATGTTACGAGTGTACCGTCAAGAATCGCAGCCTCACTTAGGAGAAGAATCAAACTCACCGGAGGGCACAGGCTTCAATACGCCGCTAGATTCATCTTCTTCTCAGCAAACATTCAACTAA
- the leuA gene encoding 2-isopropylmalate synthase, translating into MQNFQQPSSMPVHKYRPFHEQIKVDLPDRTWPSHVATQAPRWCAVDLRDGNQALVDPMDTKRKLAMFDLLVRMGYKEIEVGFPSASQTDFDFVRTLVEDGHIPEDVTIQVLVQAREHLIARTFEAIEGAPQAIVHFYNSTSVLQRRVVFRQDEDGILDIALQGARLCKKYEEQMITDTKVLYEYSPESFTGTELEYAARVCNAVADELEVGVNGRELIVNLPATVEMATPNVYADSVEWMNRHLNHRDHIVLSLHPHNDRGTGVAAAELGYLAGADRIEGCLFGNGERTGNVDLVTLGLNLYTQGIDPQIDFSNIDEIRKTVEYCNQMPVHERSPYGGDLVFTAFSGSHQDAIKKGFEALETSAAEQGKTVDEVFWEVPYLPIDPRDLGRTYEAIIRVNSQSGKGGVAYLLKKDYGLDLPKRAQVEFSQIVQARTDADGGEMTSQNLWNIFTDEYLPAPDDQPRWGKYRIESINIESADTGSTSLRVGLNIDGHLFTRTGTGTGPVDALQSILRDEGVDLRVLDYSEHTMSSSSTANAACYIEVAIDARVLWGIGVDDSTTRAALKAMVSAVNRALRDEAHSSSI; encoded by the coding sequence ATGCAAAACTTCCAGCAGCCTTCGTCCATGCCAGTACATAAGTATCGTCCTTTTCACGAGCAGATTAAAGTTGATCTGCCGGATCGTACTTGGCCTTCACATGTAGCTACTCAAGCACCACGTTGGTGTGCAGTTGATTTGCGTGACGGCAACCAAGCATTGGTCGATCCCATGGACACAAAACGCAAACTGGCGATGTTCGATTTACTCGTTCGTATGGGGTACAAAGAAATTGAGGTTGGTTTTCCCTCAGCTTCACAAACTGATTTTGATTTTGTGCGCACTCTGGTAGAAGACGGACATATTCCGGAAGATGTCACCATTCAGGTTTTGGTACAGGCGCGAGAGCATCTGATTGCTCGCACCTTTGAAGCCATCGAAGGCGCTCCTCAAGCCATTGTTCATTTTTATAATTCAACTTCTGTGCTGCAGCGCCGCGTAGTATTCCGTCAAGATGAAGACGGTATCTTGGATATTGCTCTGCAGGGTGCACGCCTGTGTAAGAAATACGAAGAGCAAATGATTACGGATACCAAGGTTCTGTATGAGTACTCGCCGGAATCTTTTACGGGGACCGAGCTTGAGTATGCGGCGCGCGTATGTAATGCCGTCGCAGATGAGCTTGAGGTCGGCGTCAATGGTCGCGAGCTCATCGTAAACCTGCCTGCTACCGTTGAGATGGCAACGCCTAATGTTTACGCAGACTCTGTGGAATGGATGAACCGTCATCTCAATCACCGTGACCACATCGTTTTGTCCCTACACCCCCATAACGACCGTGGTACGGGTGTTGCCGCCGCCGAATTAGGATATTTGGCGGGTGCTGACCGCATTGAGGGGTGTCTTTTCGGCAATGGGGAGCGCACCGGTAACGTCGACCTGGTTACTCTGGGCTTGAATCTCTATACCCAGGGGATCGATCCTCAGATTGATTTCTCTAATATTGATGAAATCCGCAAAACCGTTGAATATTGTAACCAGATGCCGGTTCATGAGCGTTCCCCCTATGGCGGCGATCTGGTGTTTACCGCTTTCTCTGGCTCGCATCAAGACGCTATCAAGAAGGGTTTTGAAGCTCTTGAAACTAGTGCGGCCGAGCAGGGTAAGACTGTGGACGAGGTTTTCTGGGAAGTTCCGTACCTTCCTATCGATCCACGAGATTTGGGACGCACCTATGAAGCCATTATCCGCGTGAATTCGCAGTCTGGTAAGGGCGGTGTTGCATATCTGCTGAAGAAGGATTACGGCCTGGATTTACCCAAGCGTGCCCAGGTTGAGTTCTCACAGATTGTGCAGGCTCGCACTGATGCCGACGGCGGCGAGATGACCTCACAAAATCTGTGGAATATTTTCACGGATGAATACTTGCCTGCTCCTGATGATCAGCCTCGTTGGGGTAAGTATCGTATTGAGTCGATCAATATTGAGTCTGCTGACACGGGCTCGACATCCCTTCGCGTAGGGCTGAATATTGATGGTCATCTCTTTACCCGTACCGGTACAGGAACTGGTCCCGTGGATGCGCTTCAGAGTATTCTTCGTGACGAAGGCGTAGATCTGCGTGTGCTCGATTATTCCGAACACACCATGTCCTCCAGTTCAACCGCAAACGCTGCCTGCTATATTGAGGTTGCTATTGATGCGCGTGTGCTTTGGGGCATCGGGGTGGATGACTCGACCACTCGTGCAGCGCTGAAGGCTATGGTTTCAGCTGTGAACCGTGCGTTGCGTGATGAAGCACATTCATCATCCATATAA
- a CDS encoding LCP family protein, which yields MPQAPSMKSSGRHMRHGIMKSARNKWIALLSVCMLVVLMGFGGAILLRLRANLHTEPLNISDFTGAVENGALDILIIGSDTRKGNNGAYGNDDDRNSEARSDVMMLLQISADRKNVNVLSFPRDLVVSIPKCTDPKTNKAYEAEDDIQINESLARGGPGCTAATISKLTGVHIDHFMLVDFNAVKELSRVVGGVEVCVDNPVNDEYSGLNLPAGNSKVEGEQALAFLRSRHGFGDGSDIGRIQAQQGFLSALLRKVKAEGTLDNPNKLLNIAEAITQNVTVDDDLGNPNEIAGIGATIGGIDLSEVVFATIPTEPWNQDPNRLQLTSEAQSVFQRLRDDKSLKVEEAKQGDNAPAQLDKSIPITVYNATGIDGRAAALARIIGNLGYTSVTPASTAESVSTTTISYGEGYEAEAREIAAKMNITRVEPNAQVTGVTLTIGTDFPSGDAMEKQDSQIAGGAAGQTADQATCQHAFAY from the coding sequence ATGCCTCAGGCACCTTCTATGAAGAGTAGTGGTCGCCATATGCGCCACGGCATCATGAAGTCGGCGCGTAACAAGTGGATTGCGCTCTTGAGCGTCTGCATGTTGGTTGTCCTCATGGGCTTCGGCGGAGCTATTCTGCTACGTCTGCGCGCAAACTTGCATACTGAGCCGCTGAATATTAGTGACTTTACGGGTGCAGTTGAGAATGGTGCACTCGACATTCTGATTATCGGATCGGATACCCGTAAAGGTAATAATGGCGCCTACGGGAACGATGATGACCGCAACTCAGAAGCTCGTTCCGATGTGATGATGCTCCTGCAGATCAGCGCAGATCGTAAGAACGTAAATGTGCTGTCCTTTCCTCGTGACTTGGTGGTTTCGATCCCAAAATGCACCGACCCCAAGACTAATAAAGCCTATGAAGCTGAGGATGATATACAAATCAATGAATCATTGGCACGCGGCGGTCCGGGATGTACGGCAGCTACTATCAGCAAACTCACGGGCGTACACATTGACCACTTCATGCTGGTAGATTTCAATGCTGTTAAAGAACTCTCTCGCGTAGTAGGCGGCGTCGAAGTCTGTGTAGATAACCCCGTCAACGACGAGTACAGCGGATTGAATCTACCCGCTGGCAACTCGAAGGTCGAGGGAGAGCAGGCGCTTGCATTCCTACGTTCACGCCACGGCTTTGGTGATGGCTCTGATATTGGTCGTATTCAAGCTCAACAGGGGTTCTTGTCAGCTCTGCTTCGTAAGGTCAAGGCAGAGGGAACACTCGATAATCCAAATAAACTTTTGAATATTGCGGAGGCTATCACCCAGAACGTCACGGTTGATGATGATCTGGGCAATCCCAACGAGATTGCCGGTATCGGTGCGACCATTGGCGGCATCGACCTGTCCGAGGTGGTTTTTGCAACTATCCCAACCGAGCCGTGGAACCAAGATCCCAACCGCCTGCAGCTTACCTCTGAGGCGCAGTCGGTGTTCCAGCGCCTTCGTGATGATAAGTCGTTGAAGGTTGAAGAAGCTAAGCAAGGCGATAATGCACCTGCACAGCTTGATAAGTCGATACCTATCACCGTGTATAACGCTACGGGCATTGACGGTCGTGCTGCAGCCCTTGCTCGTATCATCGGTAATCTTGGATACACAAGTGTAACCCCGGCAAGTACTGCCGAATCTGTTTCTACCACCACAATTTCTTATGGCGAGGGTTACGAAGCTGAGGCGCGCGAAATTGCTGCAAAGATGAATATCACGCGGGTAGAGCCGAACGCTCAGGTTACCGGCGTAACGCTTACCATCGGCACCGATTTCCCCAGTGGTGATGCGATGGAGAAACAAGATTCGCAGATCGCGGGTGGAGCTGCCGGTCAGACTGCTGATCAGGCCACCTGCCAGCATGCATTTGCTTACTAA